Proteins from one Deinococcus actinosclerus genomic window:
- a CDS encoding NUDIX domain-containing protein, with protein sequence MTDIRLPLGNVKFSVRAVILCTRGDTLLTNCGPGEHGSGFHFLPGGAVRADEDAAQAAAREWHEETGLTAGELRLVGVVESFFGPPGRREHEIGFYYHLPAPPDLPDGTFTVHDNPDVQCQWVPFDRIEATPVYPLVVRDLLRVPPGEVRHILNREA encoded by the coding sequence CCGCTGGGGAACGTGAAGTTCAGTGTGCGGGCCGTGATCCTCTGCACGCGCGGGGACACGCTCCTGACGAACTGCGGGCCCGGCGAGCACGGCAGCGGCTTTCACTTCCTGCCGGGCGGCGCGGTCAGGGCGGACGAGGATGCCGCGCAGGCCGCCGCGCGCGAATGGCACGAGGAGACCGGCCTGACCGCAGGCGAGCTGCGGCTGGTCGGGGTCGTCGAGAGCTTCTTCGGCCCGCCGGGTCGGCGCGAGCACGAGATCGGCTTCTACTACCACCTGCCCGCCCCACCCGACCTGCCGGACGGGACGTTCACCGTGCACGACAACCCGGACGTGCAGTGTCAGTGGGTGCCCTTCGACCGGATCGAGGCGACCCCGGTGTACCCGCTGGTCGTCCGGGACCTGCTGCGCGTCCCGCCGGGCGAGGTGCGGCATATTCTGAACCGGGAAGCGTAG